The following nucleotide sequence is from Aspergillus luchuensis IFO 4308 DNA, chromosome 1, nearly complete sequence.
GGCGTCTGTGCCGTTCCGCGGCAAAGCATCGGGCTTTTCGGGCAAGGGTTGctgcggtggaggagctggcggGTCCGAAAAGCGAGAGAAGGAATCTACGCGAGGCATCTTTGGCCGCCCATTAACTGGACGGGGTGCATTATTATCCGCTGGTGAAGGCTTCGgtttctccctctctgcaTATCCGGGTTTCATTATAGTAGTCAAGAACTCGTCCGTTTGCCGGAGCTCTTGCGATTGTTGTTTAGCCTGTTTCATTTCACTCTGAAATCGTGTTAGAGCAAGCTCGCTGCGAAGGTGACCTTGATGACATACCGTAAGTCGCTTAACAACTTGTTCTATAGATATAGGAGAATTCCAATAGTTCATCtgacgttgttgttgtattgCGTTGAATTGACTGCTAGCTGCACTCTGAGCACTGCGGTTGCTCATGGTGCTTCCCGATCGTCCCCTGAGATGTGACATCGGTTGACTAAGGGGAGACGGCAGCAGTCCATTTCCAGAAGCAGGATCCAAATCGCCTAGTGTGAGGTCCAAGATATTCGGAATGCTGCTGTATACGCCGGCATGTTCAACCTTGGCGGAAACCTTATGATGAACAACCGTTTTCTGATCCTCGCTGACGATATCAATTCCAAGCTCCAAGGTATCGTTCTCGCGAAGCTCATGGGGTTCCGATTCGCGATTCTCCGGGGACAAACGCTGCCCATTCACGAATGTACCGTTTGACGACTTGACATCCCTGATCCAGATCTTTCCGCTCTTGTCTGCCCAGATCTCGGCGTGCTGTCGAGACAGCACCTTGGAATCGAAGTAACCGTTCACTGGGGTTGGCACAGTCTTGGCGTTTGTCTGACGGCCTATGCGGAGTAGGTCCGGATAGAAGGGTACGTTAATCTGCTTCTTGTCGAAGGTACCGTTGATGGGTAAGAGTGTGAGAATGGCGGGAGGATCGCCTGCTGGTGCGCTCGCGGCGCGTACGCCATTTTGTTGTGATGCTTGAAGCATGTGTTGAGATGGAACAATGGAAGACGGCTGGTGAATCGCGGTCATAGTAGAAGAGGCTCCTGGGCCCGAAGAAAAGGCCGGCATAGCCTGGGAGCGGGCGCTGCTCAGCCCAGCCACCGGCTCTGACTTGGAAGTTGTCCAGTTATTTCTTGaggatttcttctttgctgaCCATGTAGCGTGTTCGACGTTGTTCACGTGTCCCGCATTAGAGGGTTGCGGCGTGACTATagcggttgaggttgatgaagtAGATGctagggaagaggaggaattcGATCTCTGAACAGTCCTTCGCGGCAAAAATGTTCGTGAGACTTCTTCCGCGTCCATTGAAGACAGAGCACCTTGTCCTCCGTTACCAGAGTCGAACCATCCCAAGTGAGGGCCCGATTGCACACTAGGTGGTGATGCCACAGCAGTCATGGAGAAGGATAGCGTATGATGAGTGTGATGGAAAGGAGCTCTATCTCATAGGCGCTCGTCCGCTCAACGGAAAAAGAGGATCGTCAACGTATGCAAGGAGAAGCGTTCGAATGCTAACCGCCCGTGAGTGCCCGTCGCGACGGACCTCGAAGGCAAAAATGTTTGTAGCGACGGTAGGCGCGCGGAAATATCGTGAATACAGTCCGTTCGGCTGGTGAGAGGTCACGTTAGCAATTGTCCGGACGACCCTCATATAAACATCGAGTCCGTTTCCGCATCGACGCAACAGCGCCTGCCATCGTCGAGTGCCATGCGAGACCCAACAGCTAGCAAGCCAAACTTACCACGGCAGGATGAGTATGAACAGTTGAGTCTAAAAAGGGATCTGATGGTGAGGCAAGAAGGCGCTTCAGTCCTGACCAAGGAGGCGTGGAGGTCTTGGCCCGAACCGAGGAGTGAACGGACCAAGCGACCGGGCAGCGACGAAGACGGAGGCACGAGACGGAACTACCGCCTTGCACAGGCTCCTAAGCCGCCGAAAAAGTAAGTCGAGGCACTGGATCAGACGATTCAGGAGCAGACTTCATGGGGAGAGCCACCAACTTGCGGCGGGAGAGAAGAGCCGATCAGCTCACGGCTTCCTTCGTCTCCCTACGCCTGAGGCCAAAAATCACGTGTGAACACACGTGTGGTGCTTAGGTAACACCGCACGGACCTTTGGTTACCAATACGGCAGGCGGTGTCACGTGCTTCTGGGCCTCGGGTTTCGATGCGCCCACCGTTGGAGCTTTGCTGCCGACTCTAGAAGACTGAAGCCGGAGGAATCGACCGTCTGAGGGAAACTGGTCTTGTGCTGTCAAATTCTTTGCGCTCgctgtatatttattaactatcATTCAACATGCCCGTCGTCGCTGGTCCCCCTCAAGGGCATGGTCCCTCTACCTTTGAGAAGAGTTAGTTAACCGGATCTCATGCCCATTCACCAGCTGGATGAGTTTCGCTCAATCTGCCGTACTGATTTACTGACTTAATTTACAGTGAAGATGGGTGCCATGATGGGATCCAGTAGGTTGAACAAGTTTGCATGCTGTTTACTACGGTACTAATCTTTTTCCAACAGCTGTTGGAGGTATTATGGGTTTCATCATCGGTTCGTCTATGCAAACGCAACCCCTCCTTTGAACCCGACTAATATGAAGCAGGAACTGTCACCATCTTCCAATACGGAGCTGGACCTAACGGTGTTATGCGTACCCTGGGTAAATACATGCTTGGTTCTGGTGCTACTTTTGGGTATGTTCTGCGCAATTCCTTGCGATTCTACGTCTATTCATCGCTTTTCTATGTTCGACTGCTTGATACTAACCATACATTTTGACAGTCTCTTCATGTCCATCGGCAGCGTTATTCGTACCGAAGGCCCTCACAACGACGCCTGGCTCCGCGCTCGCGGACCCCCGATGATGCTCCCCCGTCAGAGCCCTCTGCGCCCTATGCGCGACTAAATACTTGATGAGAAGATGGAACTATACCAATTGAGGGATGTGGGCTTtgtgaggtggaggaagactGTACGATAGTGTATCCTGAAACATGGAACAAGGAATGACATGTTAATCGCCAAGACGCAAGAcagagcagagcagcagTGGCAGTATCATGTACATATCGAAGGGCAACTCAACCCTGTCCGCTAGTCACCTGATGCTTTGCAATGTACTGAGCGTCCTGGACCGGTTGTGTTAATCATAATGGAAGTCATGAATGATGCATACATAGCAAGTGCTGATATATTCATCACTATATTGATCATCAACTGAACTCTGCGATTTCTATCTGTGAAGTATCACAGTACTAACGATTACATTCACACCCACCCTACTCAGCAAATAAGcatgaaaaaagaaatctatACCTTCTATTTTTCGCGATCCCAAGTCTACCCATCCATCTATACAACAACGCCCCCCAAACAAAATACTATACAATCGCACTCCCTCcctacatacacacacacaccacataCCTCACTAACCACCATACCCCAAGTGATCGCACCactcccccaacccaccctcGTCCAACAACCTAGTTCCTAACAGGCATccaaaccaaccaccccaacccaatAAGGAACTTGATCCCAGCCGCCAACCAGAAAGTCGACGCCATCCCGCCAGCGCTCCTATTCAACCAACCGCCCACAATAGCTCCAATCAACAGAGCCACCACGCCCGCAATTCTCCTATTCCGCTTAACATTCTGCACAGCCAGGATATTCTTATCCGACGCAATATCAAAATACACGCTCGTGATAACCACACTCGGGATCTCATTAAATCCTAACGAGCGCGTACTATTGATAGACCCGGAGGACTGGAAGGCCAACAAGCCAATGGGAATCAGCTCAAGGAGCTTgccgccatggtggtggcCAGAGATGACGTCGGCTTCGGATTCCGCGATAAGTCCAGACTGGATCAGGGAGACGGCAATCACGATGAGAATCACTTGGACCATGAAGGAGGCGAAGAGCGTGCCGCGACGTGCAGGACCAAGGTGTCGTCCGACAAAGCTGAATATGAATGAGCCGGTCACGAAGCTGGCGATTGACACGATGGATTTTAGCCAGCTGTCGCTGTCGtctttggggagggaggcggcGCCGAGGCCGAGGACGACGGTGTTTCCTGTTAATAATTTCAATATTAGTGTTATGGTAATGTGTTAAGGGATTTAAAGGTGGTAGGAtaaaggggaaggggagatgtCCAACCGGTTTGCATAGCTAAGAAGCATGACCACGCATTGAACGCGGAGCTGTCGCAAAGCCCCGTGACGAAGCACAGAATGATACAGATGATGTCGGCATAGTTGCTATCGACGGTCTCTCTTAGTCGGCGCACTTTCGTCTGCTGGGATTGAGGGGACTTGGGGTTTGTGGAGGATTCCACGACCGGGAGAGCCGGTGATTTCGCGGGGTGGAAGGGCTCTGACATTCCTGAGCAGTAGTACAGTATAGTAATAAGGTGATGAGATATGTACAAGGATAAAGTTAAGATGATATATGCATGCggcaaagcaagcaatgaTAATACCACCGACTATATCGGATTAAGGCACATGCAGGAAAGATAGGATTAAAAGACAAAGTTACGAAACGCCATCGCAGATAGAAAGAAGAGTCTAGCCACCCCCTCTTCAacaccctaaaccctaagaggagggggggagaatATCTCCATAAATAGATAGGAAACTTTACTACAAATGAAAGAAGGCAAACCAGAGCAGCCCCCCTTATTATGAAAATCTCCGAGCggaaatgaaaaaaagaaactggGAACATACGTATCTGGCTGGATATCCTGTACAACGCagcgtttttctttttcttcctacAAGCGCCATTTTCTGCTGGAAGCACGCAAGCACGCTATCAGCCTTACTGCGACAGCCCTAAGGCAGGACGGACAAATGGCAATGGCGCATTGGAGTGGGTTGGCTGGTAGGACGGGTTATCGGCATCGTAAAGAGTGGGTAGCGTTGAGGTAGAATTGGCGGTTGGGCCCACAAGGCTGATGAGAGGTGGTTGTTATTGGGTGTTTAGGGGGTTGTCGGGTGGGTGATATCATTGTTAATCGGGCAGCCGAGGCCGAGGTGCGAGAGAGgtaaaggaagaagaggataagATGACAAGGTTTGTTTAGGTAATGATAATAGAAACACATGGTGGGCGAAACAAAAATTCATGGTTCGGACCATGATGCCACGGATACAAAAAGGTCGTGCCCGGGATCGAACCGGGATTGCTGGAATCAGAATCCAGAGTGATAACCATTACACTACACAACCTTGTTGTTGAAAGGACTTGATAGGTTGGGCTTATAGATCGTGTAGATCTCACAAACGCATACATTCGATGCTTCCTTTTCGACTTTGAAGGTATTAAGATGATCGGCGCATACACCTACTGCGAGCTGGCCAGCTTGAGAAGAGTGGGATGAGAACCATATCGGTGCTCCAATCTTCTATTGCTATTTTTGGATGGTCTGATCTATTTATTAACAAAGATAGTGGGAATTTGAAACCATGGATGAAGTCTTTAATATCAGAGAGAAGCGTCATAGCTCATGACATATATATAACGTAAATATTCAAGCAAATCTACGGCTATACCAGAACCAGACGGTTGCCGGTCCCCAAAGCGGCACTGTTCGCAGCAATGCGGAAAGAAACCTCAGAGCTTCGCAACATTAAGGGCTTGAGATACCCACGTTTCTTTGACGAGGTCCGCACATTTCTCGCCAATTCCATAAGCAGGCATCTGAGTATGTCCTCCGTTGAGAGTTGGCATGACACTACAATCTGCCACACGGAGTCCGGTCACGCCACGAACACGCAACTTGTTATCGAGAACAGCGTTGGTATCGCCATCTGGGCCCATTGCGCAGGTACCCCCAGCGTGGTAGCCTAGAATAAGTCCATCAGTATAAGTGGTGCCAACAGATAGAAGAAAGGAGCATACAAGTTGTCGCATGTTCCTTTACATAAGGTATCCACTGTTCTCTCTTCGTGTAAGTGTGGTGGGTCAGATTAGGAGGCCAAGAGCCTTTCACGATGTCCTTCGTCCCAGCGCCCTTGGTAATGATCTCATTTGCGAATCTACATGCTTCGGTTATCACAAGCAGATCCAGTGGGTCTGCGAGGTAGTTGCAGTCCACTACAGGTTTCTCCAAGGGATCCTTAGATTTCAGCGTCACACTACCGCGAGACCTAGGCGAGAACAATTCGGCGATGATTGAGAATGCGTACTTGAGATCAATAGGAAATTGATCGTACTGTTTAGGACCGCCGAAACATTCCGTAGTAAAGAGCTCAACGTTCGGCTGATTGGGTGTCAGACCCATGGGATCACGGCCTGGCTGTCGTGGCGCATTTTTCCACAGTGGCTCATTCTTAAGACGTTCATCAAGACGCGCAAAAGCGAAGGAGCCAAAAGGGAAGGTTGACAGAAacccttcttttttctccttccaaAGCGCGTAGGTTTTGTCAAAACTATCGTCGTGGTAGACGTGGTGGTCGGTCGTCAGACCAGGCTTTTCTGTCTCGTAGAACATGAAAACGATCTGGACGGTTCTGGTTAGATGCAAATTCTAAAGATGAAGCTGCCATAGAGCACCCACCAAATGATCCATGAGATTCTTCCCGACGCCCGGGAGGTTGACCAAACATTCAATGTTGTGTTTCTGCAATTCTTCCTTCGGACCTAGCCCAGACCTCATTAGAATTGTAGGGCTGCAATAAGATCCACTGCTGATAATTATCTCC
It contains:
- a CDS encoding putative cytoplasm to vacuole targeting Vps64 (COG:T;~EggNog:ENOG410PJ97;~InterPro:IPR008984,IPR000253;~PFAM:PF00498;~TransMembrane:1 (o738-755i);~go_function: GO:0005515 - protein binding [Evidence IEA]), yielding MTAVASPPSVQSGPHLGWFDSGNGGQGALSSMDAEEVSRTFLPRRTVQRSNSSSSLASTSSTSTAIVTPQPSNAGHVNNVEHATWSAKKKSSRNNWTTSKSEPVAGLSSARSQAMPAFSSGPGASSTMTAIHQPSSIVPSQHMLQASQQNGVRAASAPAGDPPAILTLLPINGTFDKKQINVPFYPDLLRIGRQTNAKTVPTPVNGYFDSKVLSRQHAEIWADKSGKIWIRDVKSSNGTFVNGQRLSPENRESEPHELRENDTLELGIDIVSEDQKTVVHHKVSAKVEHAGVYSSIPNILDLTLGDLDPASGNGLLPSPLSQPMSHLRGRSGSTMSNRSAQSAASSQFNAIQQQRQMNYWNSPISIEQVVKRLTVCHQGHLRSELALTRFQSEMKQAKQQSQELRQTDEFLTTIMKPGYAEREKPKPSPADNNAPRPVNGRPKMPRVDSFSRFSDPPAPPPQQPLPEKPDALPRNGTDALSPLKRSETEKSKLGPNSPVTRENSQILSLIEALSSAKRELDSQGARVKELEALLIQERNARESAEEKARSLEMKSIQPAPGLTADAEAEDSTKNLTEMEESKTTLPDAGASIDSDAPASEKESMAESQTDALQRRLESMILEMEEMKKQVTMFKDRAEVAENETVEARKSLAEMIETLRQERAERTQGKVVSGAQTDAPAPAGSPSEPQESAEEKGSVCAEQPQLTATPSATKAVDNASTTFATQSHRHDVLEQSSPFASMLGVVLLGVGLMAYLNSWQKMDK
- the MGR2 gene encoding MGR2/ROMO1 family protein (BUSCO:EOG09265KNL;~COG:S;~EggNog:ENOG410PRBY;~InterPro:IPR018450;~PFAM:PF10247;~TransMembrane:2 (i28-47o59-77i)), translating into MPVVAGPPQGHGPSTFEKMKMGAMMGSTVGGIMGFIIGTVTIFQYGAGPNGVMRTLGKYMLGSGATFGLFMSIGSVIRTEGPHNDAWLRARGPPMMLPRQSPLRPMRD
- a CDS encoding YoaK family protein (COG:S;~EggNog:ENOG410PN3F;~InterPro:IPR010699;~PFAM:PF06912;~TransMembrane:6 (i43-63o69-87i99-119o125-145i225-242o248-269i)), whose product is MSEPFHPAKSPALPVVESSTNPKSPQSQQTKVRRLRETVDSNYADIICIILCFVTGLCDSSAFNAWSCFLAMQTGNTVVLGLGAASLPKDDSDSWLKSIVSIASFVTGSFIFSFVGRHLGPARRGTLFASFMVQVILIVIAVSLIQSGLIAESEADVISGHHHGGKLLELIPIGLLAFQSSGSINSTRSLGFNEIPSVVITSVYFDIASDKNILAVQNVKRNRRIAGVVALLIGAIVGGWLNRSAGGMASTFWLAAGIKFLIGLGWLVWMPVRN
- a CDS encoding GMC family oxidoreductase (CAZy:AA3;~COG:E;~EggNog:ENOG410PHJ8;~InterPro:IPR012132,IPR036188,IPR000172,IPR007867;~PFAM:PF05199,PF00732;~go_function: GO:0016614 - oxidoreductase activity, acting on CH-OH group of donors [Evidence IEA];~go_function: GO:0050660 - flavin adenine dinucleotide binding [Evidence IEA];~go_process: GO:0055114 - oxidation-reduction process [Evidence IEA]) — protein: MENSFDYIICGGGTSGCVVAGRLAENPHIRILLIEAGQHNKDLENVHMVGGWSNLLDSTTDWNIVTPPTPNVNNRQVKLSRGKFLGGCSGCNGTLCIRGSKQDYDDWGLDGWSGKEFFKYMQKAETFHTKPWFKASDQHHGNSGPLHVEPHDLAPISERIMDSFVSQGLPLDPDMFTTGETPHGCGHVPRSVYNGIRTTSGDFVTNGYHRNNVTIMTDTTVDKILFKKTPSGPKADGVSVVTANGRRTLHAKREIIISSGSYCSPTILMRSGLGPKEELQKHNIECLVNLPGVGKNLMDHLIVFMFYETEKPGLTTDHHVYHDDSFDKTYALWKEKKEGFLSTFPFGSFAFARLDERLKNEPLWKNAPRQPGRDPMGLTPNQPNVELFTTECFGGPKQYDQFPIDLKYAFSIIAELFSPRSRGSVTLKSKDPLEKPVVDCNYLADPLDLLVITEACRFANEIITKGAGTKDIVKGSWPPNLTHHTYTKREQWIPYVKEHATTCYHAGGTCAMGPDGDTNAVLDNKLRVRGVTGLRVADCSVMPTLNGGHTQMPAYGIGEKCADLVKETWVSQALNVAKL